The DNA segment TCGCTCTAGAAATTAGAGTTTCGATAATAGCTCAAATATCTGAAAACTCTAAATCCCTCTAAAACTTTGTGAGATGATTCAAAAGTGAATTAGACAGTTAAGGAGACAATTGAAATATGGCACTTATTCGTTGGGAACCATTCCGAGAAATGGAAATTCTGCGTCGTCAAATGGATCAACTCTTTTCTGAAATGACAGCAGATGAGCGTAGTAACTCAGATATTTCTCCAGCACCGAGAACAGCCTGGGTTCCTGCCGTTGAACTGTCTGATCATGGTTCTGATTTGCTGTTAAGAGCTGAAATCCCTGGCGTGGAAAGTAAAGACCTAGATGTTCAAGTGACTCAAGATGCAGTCTCAATTTCTGGTGAGCATCGTTACCAACAAAGCACAAAGTCTAATGGAAATATGCGTTCAGAATTCCGTTATGGCAAATTCCAAAGAATAATTCCTCTACCCAGTAAAATTCAGCATCAACAAGTTCAGGCAGACCTCAAAGATGGAATATTAACTCTCAGTTTACCTAAAATGGAACCAGAAAAAAATAAGGTATTCAAAGTAAATTTTGGTCAAACCCAAGCAGCCACTACATCTATAGAGTCTACTGATGGTAAATAAAACCAGGAATCACATTAGAAGCATCTGTATTGGCTAAGTTTTGACATCAAGCCCAGCTACATATATCGGCTGGGTTTTTTGTTGTTTATGGGGAGTGGGGAGTGGGGAGTAGGGAGTGGGGAGTGGGGAGTGGGGAGTAGGGAGTGGGGAGTGGGAATAACCTTTTTGTGTTAAGTCAAGATTGTAAGCGCATAGCGCAGGCTACGCCAACAAAAATCAGATAGGAGTCCTATAGGTAAAACCCACCTGTGTGGGTTTCACAACCTTTACTTGCAAGCGGCGGATGATGGCGAATTACTCAACATTTGCTCCGGCTTTAGTACCTCCCAATTTTCCTTGAATTCTGCTCTTAGCGGCTTTAAATTGTGTCGCCATTTGCTCAGTTTGTTCATTACTCAAATTATTGCGAATAGCAGCAAACATTGTGCTTTCTTCTTGACGAATATGATCCCCCACAATATCCATCAAATTTCTGACTCTATCTTTAAATTCAGCCGCAGAAGGATTAATAGCGCGGATTTCTTCTAACAGCCGTTTCATTTGAGCTTGTTCGTCATAAAGTTCTTGGGTATCAGCTTCACCATAGAAAGAACGTACTCTGGGGTAAACTACTTCCTCTTCAGCTTCAGCATGAGCTGTTAAATCTTTGTAGATTTGTCCAAAATACTCTTGAATCTTTTGTGGATTGTTGCTTTGTAGTAGTTCTGTAAACAGAATATTTACCTTATTGTGATCCATGCGAATCACATCCTGGATATTCATATCCTTTTTATCACTGGTTTGGGTAACAGCGCTACCTACTGCGCCACTAAAGGCAGCGATCGCATCTTGAACTCGTCCCCAAATCCCTTGATCTACATCTTGTCCAGTCAGTTCACGCACACCCAAAACTTCTAAAATACCTTTGAGTTGCTCTTGGTGAGCGCGGTTTTCAAAGTTAACTGTATTTAAAGGGCTAATTGCCGCCATTACGTCAGCACCAACCTTTTGAGCAGCTTTGTGAATTGTCATACCAGACATAACTTGTTGATGCTTTAACAATTCATGCTGAAATATTTTTTCATAAAAACTCAATTCAGAGCCTTGCATCAATTGGCAGATTTTGTCGGACATTTCTTGCACTATTTGTTCTGGTTGTTGTTGGATACCATACTGAACCATGACAGTTTCCAGAACGCCTTGATTTTTTTGGTCATCTTCCAGCATTTTGCGGATGCGATCAGATATTTCGGCATCAGTTGATTCTCTTACAAACAATTGCTCGTTTTCGATGAGTAACTGTTGAATTAATTTCATATTTGCCAATTTTACGGCAATAGCATTTCTTTTTGTATCATCTAATGTGCTTACCATCTTCAGTTCTCCTCTGAAATCTCAAAAGTGTTCGTATTATTACTCTGTTTCAGAGTGACATACCATTTAGGTGAATTCCATCTTTCTTTTGAATGATCGCTTTCGGAACTCTAGATAGAATCTTGATTTATTTACCAACCATAAGTTTATGCTTCTACTTTGTGAAAGATTATTGTATAAACAAGACTCCATCGCCAGATAGATAAAAGTTTGAAAGAATTTTTCTAAATTGACTCAAGGACAATTAAATAAGAGTTGAAGTAATATAGCCGTTCCTAATCACATGAGGTATATCATAGTCCCCTCCTCGCTTGCCTACGGTGTACACACAAATTAAGGTAACTTTGAACTCCGGGTTTTACCCCCCTTAATCCCCCCTTATAAAGGGGGGAAACCGGAAAATCTAGTCCCCTCCCCTTTGCAAGGGGAGGTTTAGGGTGGGGTAATTCGAGGACTGGTAGTGATTCGATAACTTGTGTGTACACCGTAGTCTCGCTTGCTCCGGAGGGGGTTGGGTTCTTCTACCTCACTCAACTGATAAACGCTATATGCCAGATAATCCTGGACTCAAAAAGCAGGCATTTAATTAATCGGGATAATTAGTATGGATGTTGAAAATAATGCTGTTAAAACATCTGAATTAGGTAATAAAAATAGAAATGGGCAAATTAATCTTGCCAATTCAAGCTGATATTCAACCAATTTCTTTTAGCTAAAAATTAGGATATTCAATAATGGAAACTACAGGAACAGAGTCTAATTCTACACCGTTCCCAAATATCCCACCAATTATTGAAAGTGACGACAGAGAATATCGGGATAGTGGTGTACCCAGTACGGTAGCGATCGCGGGACACCCCTTACACCCCCTGACGATGATTTTTCCCATTGCGTTCTTAGCTGGTGCATTGGGAAGCGACTTCGGCTATTGGTTAACGCATGATTTTTTCTGGGCTAGAGCATCCCTATGGTTAATTGGACTGGGACTACTAGGAGGTATTATCGCCGCCATCACCGGGATGAGCGACTTTTTAAGAATTGAACGTGTTCGCAAGCGCACCGCCGGCTGGACGCATTTAATTCTAAATGTGGCGATTTTAGTCTTGACAGCCCTGAATTTGATTTTACGTCTAGGAAATCCTGAGTCACGAATATTACCGTGGGGATTCTTTCTGTCCCTAGTTGTGGGTACGCTAACTAGTATCACTGGCTGGTTTGGGGCTGAACTTTCCTATCGGCACAAAATTGGTGTAGTGGGTGCTGGTAGCAGAAGATATCCTTAAAATTTGCTGTATAAATCAGGCTAAAATTTTCTTGAGTTTTCAGCCTGAAAAAAATGTCCCAAAATCGCCAACCCAACAAATAATATATGTTATCCTCTGTGAGCTTATCGTTATCGCGATGGGCTTTTACTTTAAGTACTAACTTGGCGAGAATAAACCTAACTATGTGAATTAATGTAAAAATATGGTAATTTAGCCCTTAATTCAGGACTAAAGTCCTGACTACAAACCTTTAATTATTGATGACTACTTACTTATACTGGACTTAGCTATCAATGGTTAAATGATTATGGATATGCAATATTTTGGTGTCTATAGGAATCCGATTTGATCATTGTAAAAATCTAAGTATATGTAGGGTGTGTTATGGCTTTAGCCTAACGCACCGTCTTTGTGGGTCTTGGTGCCGTACTCTCCTCGATAATCAAATATGAGTCCTATACAAGCAATTGAATATGCAAAAAAGAGTTAAAGTTAAACCTAATTCCAAAGAGCAAAAAATTGAAGAACAAAATGATGGTAGTTGGACTATAAAATTAAAGTCTCCGCCAGTGGATGGTAAAGCTAATGAAGAGTTAATTAAACTATTAGCTAAAAAGTTTAATGTGCCAAAAGCTCATGTGAGAATTAAATCTGGTTTATCATCTCGGCAAAAACTGATTGAAATTGACATAGATATTTAGATTCTCAATTCTCATGTGTACTATTTTAGCAAACAAATAGAAAATTATACACGAGTATTTATTCGGCAAAATTTTTATCTTGTGTAATTCTAATATATCTAGGCTGAGATTTAACTCGTTCAATCCAAGCTTGGATAGCGGGGAATTTTGACAAATCAAATCCACCTTCATCAGCCACATGAGTATAGGCAAACAAGGCAATATCAGCAATTGTATAACGCTCATTGACAAAAAAGTTGTGCGTCCTTAAATGATTTTCCATAACTTTTAGTGCTGCATAACCAGGATCGCGTTTTTGCTTGATCTCTGGACTGTATTCCTCAGCTTTACCTAAAATAGAGATCCAAAATCTTGATGTAGCAATAAAAGGTTCATGGCTATATTGTTCAAAAAACAACCATTGCAACACTTGCGCTCTTGAAAAGCGATCATATGGTAAAAATTCTGTGCCTTCACTCAAATACATTAATATAGCATTTGATTCTGCTAAATATTTCCCAGTATTAACTTCCAAAACTGGTATTTTACCGTTGGGATTCTTACTAAAAAACTCTGGTGTGCGAGTCTCTCCTTTCAAAATATTCATGTCTATTCTCTCAAAGGGCATACCCATTTGTGTCAATAAAAGTCGGATCTTATAACCATTGCCTGACGGTAAGAAATCATACAAACGTAGAGTTTTCATGTCAAAAAATATAATAATGAATGTTGAGGTCAGTGAGGGGCTAAAATACAATATATTACAAACTAAAGTTGGGAGAACAGGATAATTTTTATGTATTTTCAGTATATGCGTACAAGGGAACAATTTCGAGAAAATAAAAAATAAGAGAAACAATACTATTATTGATTCCTTGTGTTGAAAATTTTAGGTTTCTTCAGTATGAAAAAATCAGAGTATGTGTGGAAGATTTAGTTTAAATCAGTCATCAGCGGCGATCGCTAATTTTTTTCGTATAGATAAAATTCCAGATTTAGCTGCTGAATATAACATTGCACCTACGCAAAGGGTGGCAACAGTCCTAAATAATGCTGAAACTAACCAGCGGGAATTTCAGCAGTTACGTTGGGGGTTAATACCCTCCTGGGCAAAAGATCCACGAATTGGTGTGAAGCTAATCAATGCCAGAGCAGAAACAGTTGCAGCAAAACCTGCATTTCGGTCAGCATTCAAGCAGCGACGCTGTTTAGTGCTAGCTGATGGTTTTTATGAGTGGAAACGACAAAATGGTAAAAAACAGCCGTTTTATTTTCGGCTCTTAAATGGACAGCCCTTTGGCTTTGCGGGATTATGGGAAAAATGGCAACCTCTACAGGGAAGGCCTGACGATGAGGAAATCATATCTTGTACAATTTTAACAACGGCAGCTAATGAATTAGTCCAACCAATTCATGATCGGATGCCAGTCATTTTGGCTCCACAAGATTACGATTTGTGGTTAAATCCCCAAATGCCAACAACAGAGCGACTACAGCAGTTATTGTGTCCATATCCCGCTCAAGTCATGACTGGTTACCCAGTTAGTAGCTTGGTGAACAACTCTCGACAGAATAGTTCTGAATGTATCATCCCTCTCAGTTAGGAAAAATCACCTTCTGAGAATATCTTTTAAAGCCATAGAAACAAATATGCCAAGAACCCAAAAAAACGATAATTTTGTTGACAAGTCCTTTACAGTGATGGCGGATCTGATCCTGAAACTTCTGCCAGCCAACAAAAAAGCTAAAGAAGCATTCGTCTACTACCGAGATGGAATGTCAGCGCAAGCAGAAGGAGAATATGCCGAAGCTTTAGATTACTACGAAGAAGCCCTCACACTAGAGGAAGACACTAACGATCGCAGCTATATTCACTATAATATGGGGCTAATCTATGCCAGTAATGGTGACCACGATACAGCGTTAAAGATGTATCACCAAGCCATTGAAATGAATCCACGTTTACCCCAAGCCTTGAATAACATCGCCGTGATTTACCATTATCAAGGGGAAAAGGCTAAAGAAGCTGGGGATAATGACGCTGGTGAAGCACTGTTTGACCAAGCCGCAGATTATTGGATTAGAGCTATTCGCATGGCTCCCAATAATTACATTGAAGCCCAAAACTGGTTAAAAACAACTGGACGTATGCAAATTGACATATTCTTTTAAATATGCGTAGTGGACTGACAAGCCTAAAATGAGGCAAAAAATTGTCGGTTGGGTTGACCAAACCAAACCCAACATCATTGGCAGCGTTGGGTTGCGCTGCGCTTAACCCAACCTACGTTTAATGTATGATTTGAAGCTTGTCACGCTAGTAGAGTGTGTGATGGATGTTAGTCTGACGCACCGAAAATCCAGGATGGTGCGTTGCGCTACGCGACAACACACCCTACAAAAAAGGATTTCGAGTTGTTTGATTATTTGTCTGTACACAGTAGCAGCGACGGAGGGGAGCAGGGTGGAGTTTTGTCCCCGAAATTGACCATAAGAAAGAAAATTAACTATTGAGTAACTATGATTGATCGCGAACAAGTTCACAAAGTAGCTCTTCTGGCTCGTTTAGAATTAACTTCAGAAGAAGAGGAGCAATTTACTACCCAACTGGGAAGTATTCTGGATTATATCGAACAATTGAATGAAGTTGATGTTAGTGATGTGCTGCCGACAACACGGGCAATTGATGTCAGTAATGTGACTCGAATAGATGAGTTACAACCATATCCTGAGCGAGAAGCCATCCTGAATGGTGCGCCTGAACAAGAAGGTGAGTTTTTCAAAGTACCCAAAATCCTCAATAGCAATGATTAGGGATATTTTCCGAAAAATGGGGCTTTATCGGCGCGGTGGTTCTGGTAAAAACCAGAGATAGCAAAATTTTTAGAGCCGTAGAAGTTTCAAAAAAGGAGAAATATATGGGTTTGGGAATCCTCAAAGATGGTCAGTGGGTATCAAGACGGGATCAAGAAGATGCACAAGGTAAATTTGTTCGCCCATCAACAACTTACCGTGATCAGATTACAGCAGATGGCTCTAGTGGTTTTAAGGCTGAACCGGGGCGCTATCATTTATATATTTCCTGGGCTTGTCCTTGGGCTTGTCGGACTGCAATTATTCGTCAATTAAAAGGACTAGAAGATGTCATTGGGCTATCTGTAGTTGGGGCGGAAATTGACCAAAATAGTTGGGAATTCACTGATGAAGTCGGGGCTATTCCTGATTCGGTAAATGGTACTCAGTATCTGTGGCAACTTTATCTGAAAGCTGATCCTAACTACAGTGGACGGGTAACAGTGCCAGTTTTATGGGATAAGCAAAAGGGGACAATTGTCAATAATGAATCCCGCGAAATCATCCGGATGTTTGATACGCAATTCAATGCTTTTGCTCAAGAAGATATCAACTTTTATCCCGAAAATTTACAAAACCTAATTGATCAGACGATTGATGCTATTTATCAACCGATCAATAATGGTGTATATCGGGCGGGATTTGCCACTTCTCAATCAGCTTATGATGAGGCGGTAACAGAGTTATTTGCAGCCCTTGATGACTGGGAAAATATATTAGGAAAACAGCGCTATCTCTGCGGGGATCAAGTTACTGAAGCTGACTGGTGTATGTTCACTACTTTGCTGCGTTTTGATGCTGTTTACTATGTGCATTTTAAATGCAACTTACGCCGAATGGTTGAGTATCCTAATTTGTGGAATTATCTCAAGGAACTCTATCAATTACCGGGTGTGAAGGAAACTTGTAATTTCGACCATATTAAACGGCACTATTACAGGAGTCATCCTAATGTTAACCCGACCCGGATTGTGCCGAAAGGCCCTGTGATTGATTTTGATGCTCCTCATAACCGGGATGAAGTGGTGAAAAAATAGCAGATTAAACCACAGATAGACACCTAGTACCGCAAGGCGGAAGTCAAAAGTCAAAAGTCAAAAGTCAAAAAGCTTATAAAATGGGCTTTTCATGGATTTTGAATGGTTTGTTTATTTACGCCGACTTGTACTAGGAATTATCTGTGTGTATCTGTGGTTAAAATTTATCCGGTGCGTTAGCTTGGGGCGTAGCACACCCTACTCAATCAGGAAGCACTTTTTTTAATGTGGCGGTGAAGTCGGGGTAGGAAATGGCTGCTGCTTCTGCACGGTGAATGGTGGTGATTCCAGTGGATACTAGAGATGCGATCGCTAGACTCATGGCAATGCGATGATCTGTATGGCTATCGACATCAGTACCTACTAAAGGCGTACCGCCAGTAATTTCCATACCGTCGGGTAATTCACTCACCTTTGCTCCCATTTTATTGAGTTGCTGCGCCATCACGGTAATGCGATCGCTTTCTTTAACTCGCAATTCCGCTGCATCCCGAATCACCGTTGTACCTTCGGCAAATACAGCCGCTACGGCTAAAATGGGAATCTCATCAATCATTCTGGGAATGATCTCCCCAGCAATGGTGCAGCTTTTTAACCGACTAGAACGCACTCTGATATCCGCGACTGGTTCCCCAGCTACTTCGCGCTGATTTTCTAGTTGAATATCCGCTCCCATGAGTTCTAAAGCTTCTAATATTCCAGTGCGGGTGGGATTAACACCAACATTTTCCACGACCAATTCCGAACCGGGAACAATCGCCCCAGCTACTAACCAAAAGGCGGCTGAACTGATATCCCCAGGAACAATGACTTTTTGTCCCCGCAGTTGCGCCGGTCCAATGACGGTGACGCTATTGGTGTCTGGATCAATACTGAGTTCTGCACCAAAAGCCCGTAACATTCGTTCGCTGTGGTCGCGAGAAAGGGCGGGTTCGGTGACGGTGGTTTTTCCGGCTGTTAATAAACCCGCAAGTAATATACAGGATTTAACTTGGGCGGAAGCGATGGGGGAATGGTAATGAGTCGGTTTGAGGGCTTGGCCTTGAATTGCTAAGGGTGCTAAAGAATTACCCTTACGTCCCCAAATTTCGGCTCCCATTTGTTGCAAAGGTTGAACTACACGGGACATAGGACGCGATCGCAAAGAACTATCCCCTGTGACCGTAAAAAACCGCCCTGGATGAGAAGCCAAAAGCCCTAACATCAGTCTAAGTGTAGTGCCAGAGTTGCCAGCATTCAACACATCCACTGGTTCTTGCAATTGTCCCAAACCAATACCCTGAACCTTGACTAATTCGGTGTTCAGTTCCGAAATTTGCGCCCCCATAGCTTGAAAACAGCTAGCAGTGCTGCGGGGGTCTTCGCCTAAAAGCAGCCCTTGGATCTCCGTTTCACCTTCAGCGATCGCACCTAACATTAAAGCCCGATGTGATATTGATTTATCACCTGGGACACGGATACAACCCTGTAAAGACAGCCCAGCGGAGGGTCGCTGGATAATTAACTTCTGAGAAAGGTCTTTTTGAGTTTCTACAGTTATGACAGAAGCCGACATGAGGTTACCTGGCTCTTAGATACACCGGAACACCGGAAGTTAGCCACGAGTGGACACTTCCTGCCTTGTATCCTATCGCTTTTTGTTCGCGGAAATTTGCCAAAATCGACCAATGTATATGATTAATGTGGGCTTAATACTTCTTTACTTTGCCAAGATCACTCTCAGGGGTCTTGTGTTTCTTGCAACTGTTACTGGATAATTTCGCGAAAAAAGTTTTATTTATAGCACCAGAGAAAGTGTTTAAATTTATAATCTTTTATTTATTTTTAGGTTGATTTATTGGGCTTACCAAATCAGCATGATCAGTTAATATTAAGGATGTTTGACCATTTACTGGCTGCTCCTGACTGTTAAAGATACTGGTGTTAATTTAACTTTGTTCCATAGCTTTTAGCCCCTATCGCTCCCATGCTGACCCATCACCGCAAACCCGTATGTTTATCACTTATTTCCACTGACCTGCCATTCTGGTCTGTTGTTGAGACTGCGGGGACACTGTATCAAAAAGATACTAATAGATTTCATTTACTGTTGACAGCACCGCCCCTAATTACTTGTGAACTGGCAAGTTCCCGGAATTCAGAAGAGATTATTCCGGAAAATCAGAGCAATTCTCCAGCCTCCAGCAGTCCCCGAATTCTGTGGGTGGAGATTTCCCCCTACCGAGTAATTATGACCATGCAAGGTAATGGTCAAGTTAGCTATCGCCATTTCTGGGAACAAGGCGTTTATGGTGTGAGCCGTTATTGGTTACCCGCTGAGTCATTGAAACCTCATAATCCCATTCGTTTACGAAATTTCACAAAAACTCTGTCACTGAACGGACACCACTTACCAGAGCATTTGCGGGTGGAATACGAATTATGGGCAGATAAAGTCCAGATGGGAAGCTACATCCTCAATCTGGAAATTAAACACTAACGCCGCCGCTACGCGGAAGTCAAAAGTCAAAAGTCAAAAGTCAAAAGTCAAAAATAAGTTTTTGACTTGGATATGATTAACCGAAATAACTGGGTTCGTTACCTGGTTTCCACTTAATATTGCAACCAATACTGGGCTGTTGTTCACTGGTAACGGGTTTATCTGCCAATACGGAGGCGATCGCAGCGCGTAAATCTGCCCCTGTTACAGGTTTACCATTGCTAGGACGGCTATCATCCAGTTGTCCCCGATAAGCTAGTTTACGTTCTGCGTCAAATATAAAAAAATCAGGTGTGCAAGCTGCTGTATAAGCTTTTGCTGTTTCTTGAGTTTCGTCGTAACACAAGGGAAACTTAAAATCAAGTTCTGCCGCCATTGCTTTTAAAGACTCTGGCGCATCATCTGGATATTTTTCGGCATCATTGGCGCTAATGGCCAAAATCCCTAAATCACTGGAGAGGTAATCTTTTCCTAGACGCGCTAATTCTGTTTGGATATGTTTGACAAATGGGCAGTGCTGACAAATGAACATGACCAATAATGCTTTTTGGTCAGCAAAAGTGGCAAGGGAAATTATTTTTCCAGATACCACTTCTGGTAGATGAAAATCTGGTGCTTGCGTGCCTAATGGCAACATTGTAGATGCAGTTAAAGCCATAGTTTACCCTGATCCTTTGCTCTCAAAACGGCTCTTGCTATCAATTACTGTCAAAATAACATGAAATTCTGCATAAAATTAAAGACGGGAAAATTCCCGTCTCTATATTTGTTAAATATTAAATATTAAATTGTCAAGATTAATTTTTACAGGCTAGCCAAAAGGCCGATGATGCCGTGTCCTGTGAATACTTCTAATGCTATCAGAGACACAAAACCAATCATTGCTAAACGACCGTTGAGTAATTCGGCGTAGGGAGTGAACCCGGTGCGATCGCCTTGCTCGTCTACATAAACCTTTGGTTCTATTGCAAAGTTGTTCATTAGACCTTGGTCATCAACAATAGCTGTATTGGTACGCATGTGGTTTTTCCTGTGTTCTGTGTGTATGTAAACAACTGTAACAAACTTATTAATTTTTGTAAAGTATCTGAGTCAACTTTTTGAAGATGAATTGAATAATGGGCAAATCTGCTTTTCGACTTGAGGGTGTTTTTCTCCCTTGTCCCTAGCAACCAAAGGGTTTGGAGGTTTTATGCGCTCCGCGCTCCTGAACGAGATATCATAGTGAATCTGGTTCACCAAGACGTTTCACCAACAGGTTGCAATTTATCAATGCATCGATTCCGAGTAGAGGTTATTGCCAAAACACCAAACCCGCAGCAAGTGGTTTATGCTGCGATGCACCAAGACTATAGCGATGGCTTTGTTTATGATGAGCGCGATTCTTGGCCTTCCGAGTCACAATGCGGCGAAATTATTGTCAGGCGACTTTTGGCAGGCGATCGCGGACACTATGGCTGCTTAGAGCATCCCCAAATTGTTTTCAACTGTGGTTATTTTCCCCACAGTGTGATGCAGCAGGCTCGTACACATCGGGTGGGTGTATCATTTGATGTACAATGCTTGTCGGCGGATACTGAAATTACTTTTGTTAACGGTGAGGGTGACACTAACGAGAAGCTCAAAAAAACAATTGGAGAATTATACGACACCTGGACTAACGGAGAAAAAGCAATCCGTCAAAGATCGATTCGGGGTAGGAATGGAGAAGCACCTGGTCAATATCGGCGCGATTGTAAACAACGTATTCGCAAAATGCCCTTGCGAGTTCTGAACGAAGAAACTGGCTTATTTGAAGTTGGGCATATTAAAGATGTAATGTGCAGTGGTCTTCAGCCTGTCTATCGAGTTACTTTGGAGGATGGAAAAACTTTAGACTGCACCGTTAATCATCGTCTATTTACGTCAGAAGGCTGGCAAAAAATGGGTGACGCAGTTGGTTTAGTCACTAATACTGATGGTACTGTCATCAAAATGACTAAGCCATCCTACTTGATGTGTAATGGTATAGCAGTATTAGGTAAAGAGCTGTACAGAAAATCTTATGATCCAATACTAGATACACAAAAAAAATTGCAGTCACATCCAGTCAAGGTTAAGAGTGTGGAATACCTTGGACAACAAATGACTTACGACTTAGAAGTAGAAGGTTCCTGGCATAATTTTGTTGCTAATGGAATTGTAGTTCATAACTCCTTCCGTTACACGGGAAACCAATTTATTGATGTAGTAGAAGGTAAAAAAGATATAGAAGATGTCTTTTACCTGCGTCCCGTTGGTTATTATGCTGATAGACAAGGTAAAAAATATCATTATTCACCAGAACAACGAGCCGCAGATTTAGCATGGTGTCTGGAAGCAGCCAAGCGTTACAAAGCTGATTTTGAGAGGGGAATGTCTGAGGAACACGCAAGAGGTAAAGTACCTTTTGACTATCGCCAACATTTTGTCGTCAGTTTCAATTTAAGGTCTTTCATGCACTTTTGTGACATGAGAAATAAGAAAGATGCTCAACTGGAAATTCAACAGTTGTGTGAAATGATGTGGCCTCATTTTGCCGATTGGACACCTGCGATCGCACAATGGTATGAGAAGCAGCGTCAAGGTAAGGCGCGGTTAGCTCCCTAAAATATTAATATTTTTAAACGCAGAGGGGCGCTAAGGTCACGCAAAGGTTCGCAGAGTTTTGTTCATCCCTCTGTTCCTTGGCGTTCTTGGCTTCTTGGCGGTTCGATAATCAACTCCATATTTATGTATTACTACCTTCATATTGCCGATTGGACACCCGCGATCGCACAATGGTATGAGAAGCAGCGTCAAGGTAAGGCGAGGTTAGCTCCCTAAAATATTAATATTTTTAAACGCAGAGGGGCGCTAACGTAACGCAAAGGTTCGCAGAGTTTTGATTATTCCTCTGTTTCTTGGCGTTCTACAGCCCTTGCGGGCATCGCTACGCGCACGCTACGCGAACGATAATCTTATTTCCCTTTCAACAAGGCTACAGGGAAGTGTTGGAGTGCATCACCAATTAACATGATTTTATCAGTATTGAGCATTTGACCAGTAATGGTATCTTGCCAAACTGAAGGCGCTGCTGGTGGTAAGTCAATATATGTATTATCCCAGACTTCCTGGTTGAGGGGATATTCTCCAGGTTGAATTAAGCTGGTGAAAAATCGGGGTGCAATGGTAATCATTGTCTGATGATTATAAATCCTGGCAAAGGCAATGATATGATTTGCAAACTTTCCTCTAGCTTCTAAAGGTAAATAGCTCCCTTGCTGAAAAACTGTTAAATTTTCTCTTCTCGTTTTTAAAGCTTGGGCAATGAGAAACATCTTTATTCTACCATCTTCTTTAGTTGCTAATAATTTATTTATTAATTTTAAAATATCAGTTTGGGCTTGTTGTTTAATGGCTTTGAGATGAGACTGGCGTAGTTCAAAATCAACGGGACGACGATTATCAGGGTCAACCATACTCAAAT comes from the Nodularia sp. NIES-3585 genome and includes:
- a CDS encoding glutathione S-transferase family protein, which produces MGLGILKDGQWVSRRDQEDAQGKFVRPSTTYRDQITADGSSGFKAEPGRYHLYISWACPWACRTAIIRQLKGLEDVIGLSVVGAEIDQNSWEFTDEVGAIPDSVNGTQYLWQLYLKADPNYSGRVTVPVLWDKQKGTIVNNESREIIRMFDTQFNAFAQEDINFYPENLQNLIDQTIDAIYQPINNGVYRAGFATSQSAYDEAVTELFAALDDWENILGKQRYLCGDQVTEADWCMFTTLLRFDAVYYVHFKCNLRRMVEYPNLWNYLKELYQLPGVKETCNFDHIKRHYYRSHPNVNPTRIVPKGPVIDFDAPHNRDEVVKK
- a CDS encoding chlorophyll a/b-binding protein, translating into MRTNTAIVDDQGLMNNFAIEPKVYVDEQGDRTGFTPYAELLNGRLAMIGFVSLIALEVFTGHGIIGLLASL
- a CDS encoding thioredoxin family protein produces the protein MALTASTMLPLGTQAPDFHLPEVVSGKIISLATFADQKALLVMFICQHCPFVKHIQTELARLGKDYLSSDLGILAISANDAEKYPDDAPESLKAMAAELDFKFPLCYDETQETAKAYTAACTPDFFIFDAERKLAYRGQLDDSRPSNGKPVTGADLRAAIASVLADKPVTSEQQPSIGCNIKWKPGNEPSYFG
- the aroA gene encoding 3-phosphoshikimate 1-carboxyvinyltransferase, producing MSASVITVETQKDLSQKLIIQRPSAGLSLQGCIRVPGDKSISHRALMLGAIAEGETEIQGLLLGEDPRSTASCFQAMGAQISELNTELVKVQGIGLGQLQEPVDVLNAGNSGTTLRLMLGLLASHPGRFFTVTGDSSLRSRPMSRVVQPLQQMGAEIWGRKGNSLAPLAIQGQALKPTHYHSPIASAQVKSCILLAGLLTAGKTTVTEPALSRDHSERMLRAFGAELSIDPDTNSVTVIGPAQLRGQKVIVPGDISSAAFWLVAGAIVPGSELVVENVGVNPTRTGILEALELMGADIQLENQREVAGEPVADIRVRSSRLKSCTIAGEIIPRMIDEIPILAVAAVFAEGTTVIRDAAELRVKESDRITVMAQQLNKMGAKVSELPDGMEITGGTPLVGTDVDSHTDHRIAMSLAIASLVSTGITTIHRAEAAAISYPDFTATLKKVLPD